The following proteins are encoded in a genomic region of Streptomyces sp. NBC_01723:
- a CDS encoding TAXI family TRAP transporter solute-binding subunit encodes MNRRAVLRAALGAAAGGALGGLVAGDGAAGGSGPRGVLRLATGEPTAFYAAFGRLLAAQVEAAGSGLRCRVRTTAGSITNIELLRDGHADLGLVLTDTARAAQGTGLFPRPVPLRAIGRVYETYLQLAVRADAPVRGVADLAGHPVSLGAVGSGAALLGDRLLRAAGLSPGTDVPVRHLRLADAAEALRTGSVVGLLVAGGVPLPTLSDLDRDPGLRFLPLAGLLPGLGGRDGRAASGLEEVTLPQSAYRSSAGVATVGVSNLLVCRPDLDPDVAGALTRLLVRRAPEFVPDHAVGAQFLDVRSLIGTGGVPLHEGAVEAYRSLHG; translated from the coding sequence ATGAACCGGCGTGCCGTCCTGCGTGCCGCCCTCGGTGCGGCCGCCGGCGGGGCGCTCGGTGGGCTGGTCGCGGGGGACGGAGCGGCCGGCGGGTCCGGTCCGAGGGGGGTGCTGCGGCTGGCCACGGGTGAGCCGACGGCCTTCTACGCCGCCTTCGGCCGCCTCCTCGCCGCCCAGGTGGAAGCGGCCGGCTCCGGTCTGCGCTGCCGCGTCCGCACCACCGCCGGGAGCATCACCAACATCGAACTGCTGCGGGACGGCCACGCCGACCTCGGCCTCGTCCTGACCGACACCGCGCGGGCAGCCCAGGGCACCGGTCTCTTCCCACGCCCCGTGCCCCTGAGGGCGATCGGCCGGGTCTACGAGACCTACCTCCAGCTGGCCGTGCGCGCCGACGCCCCGGTGCGCGGGGTGGCCGACCTCGCCGGGCACCCGGTCTCGCTGGGCGCCGTCGGCTCCGGCGCGGCCCTGCTCGGCGACCGTCTGCTGCGCGCCGCCGGTCTGTCGCCCGGCACCGACGTCCCGGTACGCCACCTGCGGCTGGCCGACGCGGCCGAGGCGCTGCGGACCGGCTCCGTCGTCGGCCTGCTCGTGGCCGGTGGCGTGCCGCTGCCCACCCTCTCCGACCTCGACCGGGACCCCGGCCTGCGCTTCCTCCCGCTCGCCGGCCTCCTGCCCGGCCTCGGCGGCCGGGACGGCAGGGCCGCCTCGGGGCTGGAGGAGGTGACCCTGCCGCAGAGCGCATACCGTTCCTCGGCCGGCGTCGCCACCGTCGGCGTCTCCAACCTGCTGGTGTGCCGCCCCGACCTGGACCCCGACGTGGCCGGCGCCCTCACCCGCCTCCTGGTCCGGCGCGCCCCCGAGTTCGTGCCCGACCACGCAGTCGGCGCGCAGTTCCTTGACGTGCGCAGCCTGATCGGCACGGGGGGTGTGCCGCTGCACGAAGGGGCGGTGGAGGCGTACCGGTCGTTGCACGGCTGA
- a CDS encoding MFS transporter: protein MRHANALNRLDRLPVSRFHKVTLLAVSFAYFFEFADINTFATTAPKLVDLWGITVDQIAYVTSLSFVGMFLGSIVAGAVADRLGRKRTLLLTTLFFGVFSFASAFAWDLVSLTVFRVLTSAGLAAMTVVAVIYVNEMYPSAVRGKYQAYAIVIGICGTPVTNLVASAVVPLGDWTWRLVYLWGSLGILLVLFTRHLAESPRWLESRGDHESAEAVLRDIESRVAAEHGPLPEPEPPVEEQPVTRAPLRLLLQRRYLYPTLLLTVLWVTQTIGFFGYSSWAPTLLAKEGFSVEKSVFYVALTTVGAPLGSYLAALVTDRFERKWCLAAFGTLIALCGLLYGLTFNPVLIIVFGFLVNLFERGYTALGYAYSPELFDTRGRSLGTSVSYGLGRLSNAAGPLIVAALYNAHGYRSVFYFIAGTWLVGAVALSVFGPRTRRARLTAPDRKRDAVPG, encoded by the coding sequence ATGCGGCACGCCAACGCCCTGAACCGCCTGGACCGGCTGCCGGTCTCCCGGTTCCACAAAGTCACCCTGCTCGCCGTGTCGTTCGCGTACTTCTTCGAGTTCGCGGACATCAACACCTTCGCCACCACCGCCCCGAAACTCGTCGACCTGTGGGGCATCACGGTCGACCAGATCGCCTACGTCACCTCCCTGTCGTTCGTCGGCATGTTCCTCGGCTCGATCGTCGCCGGGGCCGTCGCCGACCGCCTGGGCCGGAAACGGACCCTGCTGCTGACGACGCTGTTCTTCGGCGTCTTCTCCTTCGCCTCGGCGTTCGCCTGGGACCTGGTGTCGCTGACCGTCTTCCGGGTGCTGACCTCGGCCGGTCTGGCGGCGATGACCGTGGTCGCGGTCATCTACGTCAACGAGATGTACCCGTCGGCCGTCCGCGGCAAGTACCAGGCGTACGCCATCGTCATCGGCATCTGCGGCACCCCGGTCACCAATCTCGTCGCCAGCGCGGTGGTGCCGCTCGGCGACTGGACCTGGCGCCTGGTCTACCTGTGGGGTTCCCTCGGCATCCTGCTCGTCCTGTTCACCCGGCATCTGGCCGAGTCGCCCCGCTGGCTCGAGAGCCGGGGCGACCACGAGAGCGCGGAGGCGGTGCTGCGCGACATCGAGTCCCGGGTCGCCGCCGAGCACGGTCCGCTGCCCGAGCCCGAGCCCCCGGTCGAGGAGCAGCCGGTGACCAGGGCACCGCTGCGGCTGCTGCTCCAGCGCAGGTACCTGTACCCGACGCTGCTGCTCACGGTCCTGTGGGTCACCCAGACCATCGGCTTCTTCGGCTATTCGAGCTGGGCGCCGACCCTGCTGGCCAAGGAGGGCTTCAGCGTCGAGAAGTCCGTCTTCTACGTGGCGCTGACCACCGTCGGTGCCCCGCTCGGCTCCTATCTGGCGGCGCTGGTGACCGACCGGTTCGAGCGCAAGTGGTGCCTGGCCGCCTTCGGCACGCTGATCGCGCTGTGCGGGCTGCTGTACGGCCTGACGTTCAACCCGGTGCTCATCATCGTGTTCGGCTTCCTGGTGAACCTCTTCGAACGCGGTTACACCGCCCTCGGGTACGCCTACTCGCCCGAGCTGTTCGACACGCGCGGCCGGTCGCTGGGGACGAGCGTCTCCTACGGCCTGGGCCGGCTGTCGAACGCGGCGGGGCCGCTGATCGTGGCGGCCCTCTACAACGCCCACGGCTACCGGAGCGTCTTCTACTTCATCGCCGGCACCTGGCTGGTCGGCGCCGTGGCGCTGAGCGTCTTCGGACCGCGGACACGGCGGGCCCGGCTCACGGCGCCGGACCGGAAGCGGGACGCCGTGCCCGGCTGA
- a CDS encoding DUF4303 domain-containing protein, with the protein MPPTEAELADAVHRAARAALLDLFREHPGDRFYYCTLVTSGEAYGPALSAWSVEALAAEAARQGCAPLDLKWSYADSPFCCYGERYLQPVRPLFEARGELFDLPDDEADAEFDLRLRAMETAVARLDAEGLFGTGPDRHSVVVTVEVPSEAGNDERVLRLNPPQALTDWREEAAVPEDV; encoded by the coding sequence ATGCCGCCCACCGAGGCCGAACTCGCCGACGCCGTCCACCGCGCGGCCCGCGCCGCCCTCCTCGACCTCTTCCGGGAACACCCCGGCGACCGGTTCTACTACTGCACCCTGGTGACCTCCGGCGAGGCCTACGGCCCGGCGCTGTCCGCATGGTCCGTGGAGGCCCTGGCGGCGGAGGCGGCACGGCAGGGCTGCGCGCCGCTCGACCTCAAGTGGTCCTACGCCGACTCCCCGTTCTGCTGCTACGGCGAACGGTACCTGCAGCCCGTACGCCCCCTCTTCGAGGCCCGTGGCGAGCTCTTCGACCTGCCCGACGACGAGGCGGACGCGGAATTCGACCTGCGGCTGCGGGCGATGGAGACGGCCGTGGCCCGGCTGGACGCCGAAGGGCTCTTCGGCACCGGCCCCGACCGTCACTCCGTCGTCGTCACCGTCGAGGTGCCTTCCGAAGCGGGCAACGACGAGCGGGTGCTGCGGCTGAACCCGCCCCAGGCCCTGACGGACTGGCGCGAGGAGGCCGCCGTACCGGAGGACGTGTGA
- a CDS encoding DUF2975 domain-containing protein has protein sequence MCSAVDSKSTLLTELLAVEPTFGEVGQLVVIPTTASDEVDRFPPYAPFAAPYVAVAVVGVVCVQIALGAVWMLLGMVERDAIFTLRAFRWVDTVIGAAAVATLLAVGVAVHLAVAEIPSPDDGMELIGALGAAVVGVGVAAAFAMLVVVMRGLLRKATQLQSEIAAVVRRRLSRARRPASGPAP, from the coding sequence ATGTGCAGTGCCGTTGACTCCAAGTCAACGTTGTTGACGGAACTTCTTGCAGTGGAACCGACGTTCGGCGAGGTCGGACAGCTCGTCGTCATACCCACGACCGCCTCCGACGAGGTCGACCGCTTCCCGCCCTACGCCCCGTTCGCCGCGCCCTACGTGGCGGTGGCGGTCGTCGGCGTCGTCTGCGTCCAGATCGCGCTGGGCGCGGTGTGGATGCTGCTCGGCATGGTCGAGCGCGACGCCATCTTCACCCTACGGGCGTTCCGTTGGGTCGACACCGTCATCGGCGCCGCGGCCGTCGCCACGCTGCTGGCGGTCGGGGTCGCCGTCCACCTGGCCGTGGCCGAGATCCCCTCGCCCGACGACGGCATGGAGTTGATCGGCGCGCTGGGCGCCGCCGTCGTGGGCGTGGGGGTCGCTGCCGCCTTCGCGATGCTCGTCGTCGTCATGCGGGGCCTCCTGCGCAAGGCCACGCAGCTGCAGAGCGAGATCGCCGCCGTCGTCCGACGCCGCCTCAGCCGGGCACGGCGTCCCGCTTCCGGTCCGGCGCCGTGA
- the htpG gene encoding molecular chaperone HtpG, with translation MTTETFEFQVEARQLLQLMIHSVYSNKDVFLRELVSNASDALDKLRLAVLRDDAPGADVSDLHVELEIDKDARTLTVRDNGIGMSYDEVTQLIGTIANSGTAKFLQELRDAQDAAGADGLIGQFGVGFYSGFMVADEVTLVTRHAGETQGTRWTSRGEGTYTLERLDEAPQGTAVTLHLKPADSDDQLHDYTSAWKIREIVKRYSDFITWPVRLLPEPGEDAAEDREPETLNSMKALWARPRDEVSDEEYHELYKHIGHDWRDPLETIRLQAEGTFEYQALLFIPSHAPHDLSTRGYQRGVQLYVKRVFIMEDCEELLPPYLRFVKGVVDAQDLSLNVSREILQQDRHIRMIQRRLTKKVLATVKDLGTSAPERYATFWREFGAVLKEGLVTDSENRDAILAACSFATTHDADAPTTLKSYVERMKDGQDDIYFMTGESRRAIENSPHMEAFRAKDVEVLLLTDPVDEVWVDAVGEYEGKALRSVAKGDIDLSGTEEEKSGDEKEKQGEEYAGLLGWMTEHLGEEVKEVRLSSRLTVSPACVVSDSGELTPALENMYRAMGQEVPEAKRILELNPEHQLVKTLNRAYADRQDRTELTETAELLHTLAVLAEGGRPKEPARFVQLMADRLERTV, from the coding sequence ATGACGACCGAAACGTTTGAGTTCCAGGTAGAGGCACGTCAGCTCCTCCAGCTGATGATTCACTCCGTCTACTCGAACAAGGATGTCTTCCTGCGCGAGCTCGTCTCCAACGCCTCGGACGCGCTGGACAAGCTGCGCCTCGCCGTGCTGCGCGACGACGCCCCCGGCGCCGACGTGAGCGACCTGCACGTCGAGTTGGAGATCGACAAGGACGCCCGCACGCTGACCGTGCGGGACAACGGCATCGGCATGTCGTACGACGAGGTCACCCAGCTGATCGGCACCATCGCCAACTCGGGCACCGCCAAGTTCCTCCAGGAGCTGCGCGACGCCCAGGACGCCGCCGGGGCCGACGGGCTGATCGGCCAGTTCGGCGTCGGCTTCTACTCGGGCTTCATGGTCGCGGACGAGGTCACCCTGGTCACCCGGCACGCCGGCGAGACCCAGGGTACCCGGTGGACCTCGCGCGGCGAGGGCACGTACACCCTGGAGCGGCTCGACGAGGCCCCGCAGGGGACCGCCGTCACCCTGCACCTCAAGCCGGCCGACTCCGACGACCAGCTCCACGACTACACCTCCGCCTGGAAGATCAGGGAGATCGTCAAGCGGTACTCGGACTTCATCACCTGGCCGGTCCGCCTGCTGCCGGAGCCGGGCGAGGACGCCGCCGAGGACCGCGAGCCCGAGACGCTCAACTCGATGAAGGCCTTGTGGGCGCGCCCGCGCGACGAGGTCTCCGACGAGGAGTACCACGAGCTGTACAAGCACATCGGCCACGACTGGCGGGACCCGCTGGAGACGATCCGGCTCCAGGCGGAGGGCACCTTCGAGTACCAGGCACTCCTCTTCATCCCCTCGCACGCTCCGCACGACCTGTCCACCCGGGGCTACCAGCGCGGCGTCCAGCTCTATGTGAAGCGCGTCTTCATCATGGAGGACTGCGAGGAACTGCTGCCGCCCTACCTCCGCTTCGTCAAGGGCGTCGTCGACGCCCAGGACCTCTCGCTCAACGTCTCGCGCGAGATCCTCCAGCAGGACCGCCACATCCGCATGATCCAGCGGCGGCTGACCAAGAAGGTCCTCGCCACCGTCAAGGACCTCGGGACCTCCGCGCCGGAGCGCTACGCCACGTTCTGGCGGGAGTTCGGCGCGGTGCTGAAGGAGGGGCTGGTCACCGACTCCGAGAACCGGGACGCGATCCTCGCCGCCTGCTCGTTCGCGACCACGCACGACGCCGACGCGCCGACCACGCTGAAGAGCTACGTGGAGCGGATGAAGGACGGCCAGGACGACATCTACTTCATGACGGGCGAGTCCCGGCGGGCCATCGAGAACTCCCCGCACATGGAGGCGTTCCGGGCCAAGGACGTCGAGGTCCTGCTGCTCACCGACCCCGTCGACGAGGTCTGGGTCGACGCGGTGGGGGAGTACGAGGGCAAGGCGCTGCGCTCGGTCGCCAAGGGCGACATCGACCTGTCCGGCACCGAGGAGGAGAAGAGCGGGGACGAGAAGGAGAAGCAGGGCGAGGAGTACGCCGGGCTGCTCGGCTGGATGACGGAGCACCTGGGCGAGGAGGTCAAGGAGGTCCGCCTGTCCTCCCGGCTGACGGTGTCGCCGGCCTGCGTCGTCTCCGACTCGGGCGAACTCACGCCCGCCCTGGAGAACATGTACCGGGCGATGGGCCAGGAGGTCCCCGAGGCCAAGCGGATCCTGGAGCTCAACCCCGAGCACCAGCTGGTGAAGACCCTCAACCGGGCCTACGCCGACCGGCAGGACCGTACGGAACTCACCGAGACCGCGGAACTGCTGCACACCCTCGCGGTGCTGGCCGAGGGCGGCCGGCCGAAGGAACCCGCACGCTTCGTGCAGCTGATGGCGGACCGCCTGGAGCGCACCGTCTAG
- a CDS encoding sensor histidine kinase produces MRTRVQTVLLLFGVLAVAAFAVPLLLFTASDRTQQLVLARSSDLDRFASLMDRAAGTGDTSAVTAEAVRYTRLYGEPLVVTDTRGHPVVQTGGMRAADPTVARLIDAALRNQTAHPGNALRPWSRGPRMFAEPAGTGTQVSGAVVLRADVTTAAEDVTRRWAAVLAGTALVALGCTVLARAATRWVVSPLRRLDRAVGELAAGLPPEHTPPVAPPGRRGSASVGGPPELRQLATGFNRMARTVTAALEQQRRLVADTSHQMRNPMAALRLRVDALHTHLRPSGERTYTGVNTELDRLQTLLDDMLALATAEHRAGELTVTDGSSARCDAAEVTLTQYRLWEPVARRAGIRLTAEAPEPVPVACTDRELAQVTDILLDNAIKYAGDGARVRLRCAAQGPYAAVTVTDDGPGLRAEEIARATTRFWRSARQTGTSGTGLGLPIAEQLLTGRTGRLELTPVQPRGLRARAVVPRADTEGGPR; encoded by the coding sequence GTGCGGACCCGCGTGCAGACGGTGCTGCTGCTGTTCGGCGTGCTCGCGGTGGCCGCGTTCGCCGTGCCGCTGCTGCTGTTCACCGCCTCCGACCGCACCCAGCAACTGGTCCTCGCCCGCAGCTCCGACCTGGACCGCTTCGCCTCGCTCATGGACCGGGCGGCGGGCACCGGCGACACCTCGGCCGTCACCGCCGAGGCCGTGCGCTACACCCGGCTGTACGGCGAGCCCCTCGTCGTCACCGACACCCGCGGGCACCCCGTCGTGCAGACCGGCGGCATGCGCGCCGCCGATCCCACCGTGGCCCGGCTGATCGACGCCGCCCTGCGCAACCAGACCGCCCACCCGGGCAACGCCCTGCGCCCCTGGTCCCGGGGGCCCCGGATGTTCGCGGAACCGGCGGGGACCGGGACCCAGGTCTCCGGCGCCGTGGTGCTGCGCGCCGACGTCACCACGGCCGCGGAGGACGTCACCCGGCGCTGGGCCGCCGTGCTGGCCGGTACGGCGCTGGTCGCCCTCGGCTGCACGGTCCTGGCCCGCGCCGCGACCCGGTGGGTGGTCAGTCCGCTGCGCCGCCTCGACCGCGCCGTCGGCGAGCTGGCCGCCGGACTCCCGCCCGAGCACACCCCGCCCGTCGCCCCGCCGGGCCGGCGCGGCTCCGCCTCCGTCGGCGGACCGCCCGAGCTGCGCCAGCTGGCGACCGGTTTCAACCGCATGGCCCGCACCGTCACCGCGGCCCTCGAACAGCAACGGCGGCTCGTCGCCGACACCTCGCACCAGATGCGCAACCCCATGGCCGCGCTCCGGCTGCGGGTCGACGCCCTCCACACCCACCTGCGACCCTCGGGCGAGCGCACCTACACCGGCGTCAACACCGAACTGGACCGGCTGCAGACCCTCCTCGACGACATGCTGGCCCTCGCCACCGCCGAGCACCGGGCCGGGGAACTCACCGTGACCGACGGCTCGAGCGCCCGGTGCGACGCGGCCGAGGTCACGCTGACCCAGTACCGGCTGTGGGAGCCGGTCGCACGGCGGGCCGGCATCCGGCTGACCGCCGAGGCCCCCGAACCCGTGCCGGTGGCCTGCACGGACCGGGAGCTGGCCCAGGTGACGGACATCCTGCTGGACAACGCGATCAAGTACGCGGGCGACGGTGCCCGGGTCCGGCTGCGCTGCGCCGCGCAGGGCCCGTACGCGGCCGTCACCGTCACGGACGACGGCCCCGGCCTGCGGGCCGAGGAGATCGCCCGCGCCACCACCCGCTTCTGGCGCTCGGCGCGGCAGACCGGGACATCCGGCACGGGCCTCGGACTCCCCATCGCCGAACAGCTCCTCACGGGCCGCACCGGCCGCCTGGAACTGACCCCGGTCCAGCCCCGTGGCCTGCGGGCACGTGCGGTCGTACCCCGGGCAGACACCGAGGGAGGCCCGCGGTGA
- a CDS encoding amidohydrolase family protein, which yields MADLAPKTPGWLDWHPNPSAPTFRLPPGTVDAHCHVFGPQAEFPFAPGRKYTPCDAGKDRLFALRDHLGIDRTVIVQATCHGADNSAMLDAVRAGGGRARGVATVRPDVGDAELRALHAAGVRGVRFNFVRRLVDTSPKDELRAIARRIALLGWHVVLYFEAADLPELEGFFASLPTPLVVDHMGRPDVTRPVDGPGFARFLRFTERNDVWVKVSCPERLSVTGPPALDGEGEPYADVVPHARRVVEEFGDRVLWGTDWPHPNLTGHMPDDGLLVDHVRRVAVTEEQLHRLLVDNPTRLYWPGER from the coding sequence ATGGCCGATCTCGCCCCGAAGACCCCGGGCTGGCTGGACTGGCACCCCAACCCGTCCGCGCCCACCTTCCGGCTGCCGCCCGGCACGGTCGACGCGCACTGCCATGTCTTCGGCCCGCAGGCCGAGTTCCCCTTCGCCCCGGGCCGCAAGTACACCCCCTGCGACGCGGGCAAGGACCGGCTCTTCGCGCTCCGCGACCATCTGGGCATCGACCGTACGGTGATCGTGCAGGCCACCTGCCACGGCGCCGACAACAGCGCCATGCTGGACGCCGTGCGGGCGGGCGGCGGACGGGCCCGCGGGGTCGCGACCGTCCGGCCGGACGTCGGGGACGCCGAGTTGCGGGCGCTGCACGCGGCGGGCGTGCGCGGGGTGCGGTTCAACTTCGTGCGCCGCCTGGTCGACACCTCGCCGAAGGACGAACTGCGCGCGATCGCACGGCGGATCGCCCTGCTGGGCTGGCACGTCGTCCTCTACTTCGAGGCCGCCGACCTGCCCGAGCTGGAGGGCTTCTTCGCGTCGCTGCCCACGCCGCTCGTGGTGGACCACATGGGCCGCCCGGACGTGACGCGGCCGGTGGACGGGCCCGGGTTCGCGCGCTTCCTGCGGTTCACCGAGCGCAACGACGTGTGGGTCAAGGTGTCCTGCCCGGAGCGGCTGAGCGTGACCGGGCCTCCCGCCCTCGACGGTGAGGGGGAGCCGTACGCCGACGTCGTGCCCCACGCCCGGCGCGTCGTCGAGGAGTTCGGCGATCGCGTGCTGTGGGGCACCGACTGGCCGCACCCGAACCTCACCGGCCACATGCCCGACGACGGGCTCCTCGTCGACCACGTGCGGCGGGTGGCCGTCACCGAGGAGCAGCTGCACCGGCTGCTGGTCGACAACCCGACCCGCCTGTACTGGCCCGGCGAGCGGTGA
- a CDS encoding amidohydrolase family protein: MIIDCHGHYTTAPPALAAWRERQIAGLADPAAPSPPDPRIGDDDLRESVEPNQLRTMDERGIDVTVFSPRASFMAHHVGDFRTSAAWAALCNELCHRVAGLYPGRFAPAAMLPQSPGVDPATCVPELTRCVEEYGAVAVNINPDPSGGHWSAPPLTDRSWYPLYEKLAEYDVPAMIHVSTSVNPAFHTTGAHYLNADTTAFMQLVQGDLFADFPTLKLVIPHGGGSVPYHWGRFRGLAMALGKPPLEEHVLGNVFFDTCVYHQAGIDLLLDVVPARNVLFASEMIGAVRDVDPRTGHHFDDTRRYVEASALPAEQVAAVQEHNARSVYPRLDALLKRQGR, translated from the coding sequence ATGATCATCGACTGTCACGGTCACTACACCACGGCTCCACCGGCGCTGGCCGCGTGGCGGGAGCGGCAGATCGCCGGTCTCGCCGACCCGGCGGCGCCCTCGCCGCCGGACCCGCGGATCGGCGACGACGACCTGCGCGAGAGCGTCGAGCCGAACCAGTTGCGGACGATGGACGAGCGCGGCATCGACGTGACCGTCTTCTCGCCCAGGGCGTCGTTCATGGCACACCACGTGGGTGACTTCCGCACGTCCGCCGCGTGGGCGGCGCTCTGCAACGAGTTGTGCCACCGCGTCGCCGGGCTCTACCCCGGCCGCTTCGCGCCCGCCGCCATGCTGCCGCAGTCGCCCGGCGTCGACCCGGCCACGTGCGTCCCCGAGCTGACGCGCTGCGTGGAGGAGTACGGCGCGGTCGCGGTGAACATCAACCCCGACCCGTCCGGCGGCCACTGGTCCGCTCCCCCGCTCACCGACCGCTCCTGGTACCCGCTCTACGAGAAGCTGGCCGAGTACGACGTACCGGCGATGATCCACGTCAGCACCAGCGTGAACCCGGCGTTCCACACCACCGGCGCGCACTATCTCAACGCGGACACCACGGCGTTCATGCAGCTGGTGCAGGGTGACCTGTTCGCGGACTTCCCGACCCTGAAGCTGGTGATCCCGCACGGCGGCGGGTCCGTGCCCTACCACTGGGGCCGGTTCCGGGGTCTGGCCATGGCGCTCGGGAAGCCGCCCCTGGAGGAGCACGTCCTCGGCAACGTCTTCTTCGACACCTGCGTCTACCACCAGGCGGGCATCGACCTGCTGCTGGACGTGGTCCCCGCCCGCAACGTGCTGTTCGCCTCGGAGATGATCGGCGCGGTGCGGGACGTCGACCCGCGCACCGGCCACCACTTCGACGACACCCGCCGCTACGTCGAGGCGTCCGCGCTGCCCGCGGAGCAGGTCGCCGCCGTCCAGGAGCACAACGCGCGTTCCGTCTACCCGCGCCTCGACGCGCTGCTGAAGCGGCAGGGGCGCTGA
- a CDS encoding response regulator transcription factor, whose protein sequence is MHILLAEDDDGVAGALVEVLYDHGHITRRVTRGQDVLTYHRSSDLLLLDLGLPDVDGLEVLRRLRAVSDLSVVVLTARGDERSVVRGLRLGADDYLVKPVRLTELLARIEAVTRRAAAQAPPAARTVRVGDLEVALDARQVRVGGEEVELTAKEFDILAVLARRAGTAVSREQVLDEVWGDAYHAVSRSLDVHLTQLRAKLGRPRLLSTIRGFGFRLGD, encoded by the coding sequence ATGCACATACTGCTGGCCGAGGACGACGACGGGGTCGCGGGCGCGCTCGTGGAGGTCCTGTACGACCACGGCCACATCACCCGGCGGGTCACCCGCGGCCAGGACGTGCTGACCTACCACCGCAGCTCCGACCTGCTCCTCCTCGACCTCGGCCTGCCCGACGTCGACGGCCTGGAGGTGCTGCGCAGGCTGCGGGCGGTCAGCGACCTGTCCGTGGTGGTGCTGACCGCGCGCGGCGACGAGCGCTCGGTGGTGCGCGGGCTGCGGCTCGGCGCCGACGACTACCTCGTCAAGCCGGTGCGCCTCACCGAGCTGCTCGCCCGTATCGAGGCCGTCACGCGGCGTGCCGCCGCACAGGCGCCGCCCGCCGCCAGGACCGTGCGCGTCGGGGACCTGGAGGTCGCTCTCGACGCCCGGCAGGTCCGGGTCGGCGGCGAGGAGGTCGAGCTGACCGCCAAGGAGTTCGACATCCTCGCCGTACTGGCCCGCCGGGCCGGGACCGCGGTCAGCCGCGAGCAGGTCCTGGACGAGGTGTGGGGCGACGCCTACCACGCCGTCTCCCGTTCCCTGGACGTCCACCTCACCCAGCTGCGCGCCAAGCTCGGCCGCCCGCGGCTGCTCAGCACGATCCGGGGCTTCGGCTTCCGGCTCGGCGACTGA
- a CDS encoding SGNH/GDSL hydrolase family protein encodes MPKHALRRVMTATTAAVGVLALGLADATAHAATPTLDYVALGDSYSAGSGVLPVDPTNLLCLRSTANYPHVIADATGARLKDVTCGAAQTSHFTQAQYPGVAPQVNALSAGTDLVTLTIGGNDNSTFINAITACGSAGVLSGGKGSPCKDKHGTSFDDQIENNTYPALKAALRDVVEAAPNARVAALGYPWITPAAADPSCFVKLPIAAGDVPYLRGIQAHLNDVVERAAEETGATFVDFARVSEGHDACEAPGTRWIEPLLFGHSLVPVHPNALGERRMAEHTMDALGLG; translated from the coding sequence ATGCCGAAGCATGCTCTGCGCCGTGTCATGACCGCGACAACCGCTGCGGTCGGTGTGCTGGCCCTCGGCCTCGCCGACGCCACCGCGCACGCCGCCACCCCCACCCTCGACTACGTGGCCCTCGGCGACAGTTACAGCGCCGGCTCCGGGGTCCTGCCCGTCGACCCCACCAACCTGCTCTGTCTGCGCTCGACGGCGAACTACCCCCACGTCATCGCCGACGCGACCGGCGCCCGCCTCAAGGACGTCACCTGCGGCGCCGCCCAGACCTCCCACTTCACCCAGGCCCAGTACCCCGGTGTCGCCCCCCAGGTGAACGCGCTGAGCGCCGGCACGGACCTGGTCACCCTGACCATCGGCGGCAACGACAACAGCACGTTCATCAACGCCATCACGGCCTGCGGCTCCGCGGGCGTCCTCAGCGGCGGCAAGGGCAGCCCCTGCAAGGACAAGCACGGCACGTCCTTCGACGACCAGATCGAGAACAACACCTACCCCGCGCTCAAGGCCGCCCTGCGTGACGTCGTGGAGGCGGCGCCCAACGCCCGGGTCGCCGCCCTGGGTTACCCCTGGATCACACCGGCCGCCGCCGACCCGTCCTGCTTCGTGAAGCTGCCGATCGCCGCCGGCGACGTGCCCTACCTGCGGGGCATCCAGGCCCACCTCAACGACGTGGTCGAGCGCGCCGCCGAGGAGACCGGCGCGACCTTCGTGGACTTCGCCCGGGTCTCCGAGGGCCACGACGCCTGCGAGGCACCCGGCACCCGGTGGATCGAGCCGCTCCTCTTCGGCCACAGCCTCGTCCCCGTGCACCCCAACGCGCTCGGTGAGCGGCGGATGGCCGAGCACACCATGGACGCCCTCGGCCTGGGCTGA